GCGCCCGATATCCTGCGCCTCTTCACGAGGGGGAACGATGGAGGCCGACGCAAACATCTGGTCGATGCTCGCTCACGACATCGAAGCGTCGCACCGACGGGCCCCGTTACGCGGCCTGCACCTCAATCGGGTGGAAAGTCTGACCGACGGCGTCTTCGCCATCGCGATGACGATTTTGGTCTTCGACCTCAAGGGCGCGCCGATCGGCGCACGCGACGCAAACGGGCTGCTCGCATTCCTCGCGTCCGTCAACGACAATCTTATCAGTTATGTGGTCAGCTTCTTTCTGCTTGCGCTGTTCTGGTTCTACTATCACAAGCAATTGCACCGCATCGCGCGCGCGGACGACGGTCTCGTCTGGCTCAATATCGGATTTCTCTTCGTCGTGACGCTCGTGCCGTTCAGCGCGTATGTGTTGGGGAAATATTTCGGTGTGCCCCTGGCCAGTTTGATCTACTGCGGCAACATCGTCTTGGTCGGACTTTTTCAACTGCTCCACTGGCTGCATGCGATGCGCAAGGGGCTGCTCGATCCGCGCGTGACCGAGGAGATCCGCGTCGGCACGACGCTCCGCGTGGTGATCGTG
The DNA window shown above is from Candidatus Eremiobacteraceae bacterium and carries:
- a CDS encoding TMEM175 family protein, encoding MEADANIWSMLAHDIEASHRRAPLRGLHLNRVESLTDGVFAIAMTILVFDLKGAPIGARDANGLLAFLASVNDNLISYVVSFFLLALFWFYYHKQLHRIARADDGLVWLNIGFLFVVTLVPFSAYVLGKYFGVPLASLIYCGNIVLVGLFQLLHWLHAMRKGLLDPRVTEEIRVGTTLRVVIVQGCYILAFVIALVNPYAFMVAFWVIPFALTASRLWLRKRYAATP